Proteins encoded together in one Cellulomonas gilvus ATCC 13127 window:
- a CDS encoding Nif3-like dinuclear metal center hexameric protein, whose protein sequence is MAQRAEAGTATLADVVRVLERRYPPGTAESWDAVGLVAGDPAAPVRRVLLAVDPVADVVDEALDWGADLVVTHHPLLLRGVHSMAATTFKGALLHRLVRGGCGLFAAHTNADAATRGVADALAGALGLVDVAPLVAEPGPALDKHVVLVPVAAAGAVVDAMSAAGAGALGDYARCAWTTTGEGTFEPQPGAEPAIGAVGERTVVVEARVEMVAPRARRAAVVAAVRDAHPYEEPAFDVLELAREAGPTGTGRVGRLAEPTTLRGLAQRAADATPATVQGVRFAGDPDGRVERVAVCGGSGDGFFDAVRASGADAYVTADLRHHPVSELRERAEFEAARSGGPATPYLVDLAHYASEWPWLTLAAQDLTADLAALGTTVETRVSVRRTDPWTGRADRADAHI, encoded by the coding sequence ATGGCGCAGCGTGCTGAGGCCGGGACGGCGACGTTGGCGGACGTCGTGCGTGTCCTCGAGCGGCGCTACCCGCCGGGCACCGCGGAGTCGTGGGACGCCGTCGGTCTCGTCGCGGGCGACCCCGCGGCACCCGTGCGCCGCGTCCTGCTCGCGGTGGACCCGGTGGCCGACGTGGTCGACGAGGCGCTCGACTGGGGAGCGGACCTCGTCGTGACGCACCATCCGCTGCTGCTGCGGGGCGTGCACTCGATGGCCGCCACCACGTTCAAGGGAGCGCTGCTGCACCGGCTGGTGCGCGGCGGGTGCGGGCTGTTCGCCGCGCACACGAATGCCGACGCCGCCACGCGGGGCGTCGCGGACGCACTGGCGGGCGCGCTCGGCCTGGTCGACGTCGCCCCGCTGGTCGCCGAACCGGGACCGGCGCTCGACAAGCACGTCGTGCTCGTGCCCGTCGCCGCGGCGGGCGCCGTGGTCGACGCGATGTCCGCCGCGGGCGCGGGGGCGCTCGGGGACTACGCGCGGTGCGCGTGGACCACCACGGGCGAGGGCACGTTCGAGCCGCAGCCGGGCGCGGAGCCCGCGATCGGAGCGGTGGGCGAGCGCACGGTCGTCGTCGAGGCCCGGGTCGAGATGGTCGCGCCGCGCGCGCGGCGGGCCGCGGTCGTCGCGGCGGTGCGGGACGCGCACCCGTACGAGGAGCCCGCGTTCGACGTGCTCGAGCTCGCGCGCGAGGCCGGGCCCACCGGCACGGGCCGGGTGGGCCGGCTCGCCGAGCCGACGACGCTGCGCGGTCTCGCGCAGCGAGCGGCCGACGCGACGCCCGCGACCGTGCAGGGTGTGCGGTTCGCGGGTGACCCGGACGGCCGCGTCGAGCGGGTCGCGGTGTGCGGCGGATCGGGTGACGGCTTCTTCGACGCGGTGCGCGCCAGCGGCGCGGATGCCTACGTGACCGCGGACCTGCGACACCACCCGGTCTCGGAGCTCCGGGAGCGCGCGGAGTTCGAGGCCGCACGCTCGGGTGGACCCGCGACCCCGTATCTCGTCGACCTCGCGCACTACGCGTCCGAGTGGCCGTGGCTCACGCTCGCGGCGCAGGACCTGACGGCGGACCTGGCCGCGCTGGGCACTACGGTGGAGACCCGCGTGAGCGTGCGCCGCACCGACCCCTGGACGGGCCGGGCGGACCGCGCCGACGCCCACATCTGA
- a CDS encoding zinc ribbon domain-containing protein, whose product MPNAPAADQRRLLDVQALDTRLDQIAHRRRTLPELARIAELDAQLADLHTALVTSQTAVTDLRRELAKAEADVQQVRDRAARDQARLDSGQGSPKDLQALQHELESLARRQGDLEEVELEVMERLDAHEGTLTEVTSAHAQLVASKTGVEAERDAALAQLDAEAEQVRADRAARAGGLDAGLVTLYDRLRGQLGTGAAALRGRRCEGCRLELNPLDLDGIKAKGPDVVVRCEECGRILVRLPEGE is encoded by the coding sequence GTGCCGAACGCCCCCGCAGCGGACCAGCGACGACTCCTCGACGTGCAGGCGCTCGACACGCGCCTCGACCAGATCGCGCACCGCCGCCGCACGCTCCCGGAGCTCGCACGGATCGCGGAGCTCGACGCGCAGCTCGCCGACCTGCACACCGCGCTCGTCACGTCGCAGACGGCCGTCACGGACCTGCGGCGCGAGCTCGCCAAGGCCGAGGCCGACGTCCAGCAGGTGCGCGACCGCGCCGCACGCGACCAGGCCCGGCTCGACAGCGGGCAGGGCAGCCCCAAGGACCTGCAGGCCCTCCAGCACGAGCTCGAGTCGCTCGCCAGACGGCAGGGCGACCTCGAGGAGGTCGAGCTCGAGGTCATGGAGCGGCTCGACGCGCACGAGGGCACGCTGACCGAGGTGACGTCGGCGCACGCGCAGCTGGTCGCGAGCAAGACCGGGGTCGAGGCGGAGCGGGACGCGGCGCTCGCGCAGCTCGACGCGGAGGCCGAGCAGGTCCGCGCCGACCGCGCGGCCCGCGCCGGGGGCCTCGACGCGGGCCTGGTGACGCTGTACGACCGTCTGCGGGGCCAGCTCGGCACGGGCGCCGCGGCGCTGCGGGGCCGGCGCTGCGAGGGCTGCCGGCTCGAGCTCAACCCGCTCGACCTGGACGGCATCAAGGCCAAGGGACCGGACGTCGTCGTCCGGTGCGAGGAGTGCGGCCGCATCCTGGTCCGCCTGCCCGAGGGGGAGTGA
- a CDS encoding histidine phosphatase family protein: protein MTDRTPTSAPDPGTGRVPRPSGAGVRFDDDQPVTVVLVRHGETAMTVARGYSGSSVPGPPLDERGREQARAAAALVERVGRDLWGDIAYPSEVLASPMVRTQETAAIVAERLGLRVQTEDRVKEADFGQWQGFTAEQIEERWPGQLEPWHTRADLRPPGGESIVDVGERLAAVFDDLLAGARGRTVVVVSHAVAIRAALGVAMGANPGSWSQLRVAPASVSIVRLFADRRHEIAVAGAPSDGWA from the coding sequence ATGACGGACCGCACGCCCACGAGCGCGCCGGACCCCGGGACCGGTCGCGTGCCGCGGCCCTCGGGTGCGGGTGTGCGGTTCGACGACGACCAGCCGGTCACCGTGGTGCTGGTGCGCCACGGCGAGACCGCGATGACGGTGGCGCGCGGGTACTCCGGCTCGAGCGTGCCCGGCCCGCCCCTCGACGAGCGCGGCCGCGAGCAGGCGCGGGCCGCCGCGGCGCTCGTCGAACGCGTGGGACGCGACCTGTGGGGCGACATCGCGTACCCCAGCGAGGTCCTCGCCTCGCCGATGGTGCGGACGCAGGAGACCGCGGCGATCGTCGCCGAGCGGCTGGGCCTGCGCGTGCAGACCGAGGACCGGGTCAAGGAGGCCGACTTCGGGCAGTGGCAGGGGTTCACCGCCGAGCAGATCGAGGAGCGGTGGCCGGGCCAGCTGGAGCCGTGGCACACGCGCGCGGACCTGCGGCCGCCGGGCGGGGAGTCCATCGTCGACGTGGGTGAGCGGCTCGCGGCGGTGTTCGACGACCTGCTCGCGGGTGCCCGCGGGCGCACGGTTGTCGTGGTCTCGCACGCCGTGGCCATCCGCGCGGCCCTCGGCGTCGCGATGGGCGCCAACCCGGGTTCGTGGAGCCAGCTGCGCGTCGCCCCGGCGTCGGTGAGCATCGTGCGCCTGTTCGCCGACCGCCGGCACGAGATCGCGGTCGCTGGTGCGCCGAGCGACGGCTGGGCGTGA
- a CDS encoding SLC13 family permease, with protein sequence MTERRRRRPWWALALVVSVLALATGWLPRDDAVALAERTGPVLVFVAALTVVAELCAGAGLFAAAAGIAARLARGRRWVLWLLVVGLATFSTAVLSLDTTAVLLTPVVIALARRTGTAPLPFALAVLALSNTASLVLPVSNLTNLLADHALRRAGADFLALMWAPALVSVLVTVAVLAVRDRTALRGRFSEPPAGPVAPDRVLLRVAGLVVGAMALAFLVGVQPALAASLAAAVLLTVTLVRRRPLPVTAADLVPWRTLVVVGALFVVVAAAHAHGFGTVLHAAAGEGDGPGALLRLAAVGALTANAVNNLPAYLALDPATAGEPQRIAALLIGTGVAPLLTPWGSLATVLWWQRCRQLLLDVPARTIVRQGLLLAPVTLVLATTALLVTA encoded by the coding sequence GTGACCGAGCGACGCCGCCGCCGGCCCTGGTGGGCGCTCGCGCTCGTCGTGTCGGTGCTGGCCCTGGCCACCGGCTGGCTCCCGCGGGACGACGCCGTCGCGCTCGCCGAGCGCACCGGTCCCGTGCTGGTGTTCGTCGCGGCGCTGACGGTGGTGGCCGAGCTGTGCGCCGGGGCCGGGCTGTTCGCCGCCGCCGCGGGGATCGCGGCCCGGCTCGCGCGCGGGCGCCGCTGGGTGCTGTGGCTCCTGGTCGTCGGCCTCGCGACGTTCAGCACCGCCGTGCTGTCCCTGGACACCACCGCGGTGCTGCTCACGCCCGTGGTCATCGCGCTCGCGCGCCGGACCGGCACCGCTCCGCTGCCGTTCGCGCTCGCGGTGCTCGCGCTGTCGAACACGGCCTCGCTGGTCCTGCCCGTCTCGAACCTCACCAACCTGCTGGCCGACCACGCCCTGCGCCGGGCGGGCGCCGACTTCCTGGCCCTGATGTGGGCGCCGGCGCTCGTCTCGGTGCTCGTCACGGTCGCGGTCCTCGCCGTGCGGGACCGCACGGCACTGCGCGGGCGGTTCAGCGAGCCGCCCGCGGGACCGGTGGCGCCGGACCGGGTGCTCCTGCGCGTCGCCGGGCTCGTCGTGGGCGCGATGGCCCTGGCGTTCCTGGTCGGCGTCCAACCCGCGCTCGCCGCGTCCCTCGCCGCCGCCGTGCTGCTCACCGTGACGCTCGTGCGGCGCCGCCCGCTCCCGGTGACCGCCGCGGACCTCGTCCCGTGGCGGACGCTCGTCGTCGTCGGTGCGCTGTTCGTGGTCGTCGCGGCCGCGCACGCGCACGGCTTCGGCACCGTCCTGCACGCGGCGGCGGGCGAGGGCGACGGACCGGGCGCACTGCTGCGCCTGGCCGCGGTCGGCGCGCTGACGGCCAACGCGGTCAACAACCTGCCGGCCTACCTGGCGCTCGACCCCGCGACCGCGGGCGAGCCGCAGCGCATCGCGGCGCTGCTCATCGGCACCGGGGTCGCGCCCCTGCTCACCCCGTGGGGCTCGCTCGCGACCGTGCTGTGGTGGCAGCGCTGCCGTCAGCTGCTGCTCGACGTCCCCGCACGCACGATCGTGCGGCAGGGCCTCCTCCTGGCGCCCGTGACGCTCGTGCTCGCGACCACGGCGCTGCTCGTCACGGCCTGA
- a CDS encoding YaaA family protein: MLVLLPPSEGKTPPRRGRPVDLDALSCPALSPVRAKVLDALVEVSARPDAADVLHVSAGLADEVARNVGLRDAPAAPARSVYTGVLHTAACLAHLTPAQRARAERSVRIFSGLWGVVTPQDVIPAYRLSGGVDLPGVGPLGALWRTHLGDVLDEQAAGGLVVDARSADYVAMWRPVRAEWVTVRVERELAGRRSVVSHNAKHARGVLTRHLLTRRAQPPADAEGLADAAHELVGSALLAVELAPRPARGARTLTLVVA, translated from the coding sequence GTGCTCGTGCTGCTGCCCCCGTCCGAGGGCAAGACCCCGCCGCGGCGCGGTCGCCCGGTCGACCTCGACGCGCTCTCCTGCCCCGCGCTGTCGCCGGTCCGGGCCAAGGTGCTCGACGCGCTGGTCGAGGTGAGCGCGCGTCCGGACGCGGCGGACGTGCTGCACGTGTCCGCGGGCCTGGCCGACGAGGTCGCGCGCAACGTCGGCCTCCGTGACGCACCGGCCGCACCCGCGCGCTCCGTCTACACCGGAGTGCTGCACACCGCGGCCTGCCTCGCGCACCTCACGCCCGCGCAGCGGGCACGCGCCGAGCGCAGCGTGCGGATCTTCTCCGGACTGTGGGGCGTCGTGACGCCGCAGGACGTCATCCCCGCCTACCGGCTCTCGGGCGGCGTCGACCTGCCCGGGGTGGGTCCGCTCGGTGCGCTGTGGCGCACGCACCTGGGCGACGTGCTCGACGAGCAGGCGGCGGGCGGGCTCGTCGTGGACGCCCGCTCGGCCGACTATGTGGCGATGTGGCGCCCGGTGAGAGCGGAGTGGGTGACCGTCCGCGTCGAGCGCGAGCTCGCGGGACGACGCTCGGTGGTCTCGCACAATGCCAAGCACGCGCGCGGCGTCCTCACACGGCACCTCCTGACGCGGCGCGCACAGCCACCGGCCGACGCCGAGGGGCTCGCGGACGCGGCGCACGAGCTCGTCGGCTCCGCGCTGCTGGCCGTCGAGCTCGCACCACGTCCCGCGCGGGGCGCCCGCACGCTCACGCTCGTGGTGGCGTGA
- a CDS encoding tautomerase family protein: MAQVKIYGRRSVWAPRRGALSDAVHAALVGAWGLPADKRFHRFLLLDDEDLVAPRSPDYLVIEVVCFTGRSPEAKRALLTAFFTDVAPAVGLAPDDLEIVILESPPEHWGIRGVAGDELALSYRVDV; the protein is encoded by the coding sequence GTGGCACAGGTGAAGATCTACGGCCGACGGTCCGTGTGGGCGCCGCGACGGGGCGCGCTGTCCGACGCGGTCCATGCCGCGCTCGTCGGCGCGTGGGGCCTGCCCGCGGACAAGCGGTTCCACCGGTTCCTGCTGCTGGACGACGAGGACCTGGTGGCACCGCGCTCGCCGGACTACCTCGTGATCGAGGTGGTGTGCTTCACCGGCCGGAGCCCGGAGGCGAAGCGCGCGCTCCTGACCGCGTTCTTCACCGACGTCGCACCCGCGGTCGGGCTCGCACCCGACGACCTCGAGATCGTGATCCTCGAGAGCCCGCCCGAGCACTGGGGCATCCGCGGCGTCGCGGGCGACGAGCTCGCACTGAGCTACCGGGTCGACGTGTAG
- a CDS encoding YcnI family copper-binding membrane protein gives MSKSPRALARLISTGVAAAALVVVPAIGASAHVRVVPESTAAGSWTALTFRVPTESETASTTGLAVELPTATPFLHVSVRPVPGWSASVEEGDLPEPVEIDGTTVTRAPLRVVWTATGDAAVAPGQFQEFAISAGPLPDEGTTVVLPAAQTYSDGTVVRWADVPTGDDEPEHPAPVFEVTAADGSAHGAGADEHGAATPGATAAQGWSDPVARGLGAGALVLGAAAVMLALTGRRRAAREER, from the coding sequence ATGTCGAAGTCTCCGCGCGCTCTCGCGCGGCTCATCTCCACCGGCGTCGCGGCGGCCGCGCTCGTCGTCGTCCCCGCGATCGGTGCCTCCGCGCACGTGCGCGTCGTGCCCGAGAGCACGGCCGCCGGGTCCTGGACCGCGCTCACCTTCCGGGTTCCCACCGAGTCCGAGACGGCCTCCACCACGGGCCTGGCCGTCGAGCTGCCCACCGCGACACCGTTCCTGCACGTCTCGGTGCGGCCCGTCCCCGGCTGGTCCGCGAGCGTCGAGGAGGGCGACCTGCCCGAGCCGGTCGAGATCGACGGCACCACCGTCACCAGGGCGCCCCTGCGGGTGGTGTGGACCGCGACGGGTGACGCCGCGGTCGCCCCGGGGCAGTTCCAGGAGTTCGCGATCTCGGCCGGGCCGCTGCCCGACGAGGGGACAACCGTGGTCCTGCCCGCCGCGCAGACCTACTCCGACGGGACGGTGGTCCGGTGGGCGGACGTGCCTACCGGCGACGACGAGCCCGAGCACCCCGCGCCGGTGTTCGAGGTGACGGCCGCGGACGGCTCCGCCCACGGCGCAGGAGCAGATGAGCACGGCGCCGCGACGCCGGGCGCCACCGCGGCGCAGGGCTGGTCGGACCCGGTCGCGCGCGGCCTGGGCGCGGGAGCGCTGGTGCTGGGCGCTGCGGCCGTCATGCTGGCCCTGACCGGTCGCCGCCGCGCGGCCCGAGAGGAGCGCTGA
- a CDS encoding DUF817 domain-containing protein, with protein MLLRRRLLAPLHGVASAAERGFTSVEQRIDAAALHRLARLRTDGHRAAFVELVVFGLKQAWACLFGALMLAAILASRLWYPDDAPLARNDALTLVAIAIQVLMLVTRLETVRELRVVLTFHVVGTVMELFKTDVGSWAYAADGVLRIGAVPLFSGFMYAAVGSYLVRVMRIFDLRFDRYPRRWVTAVLAAAIYANFFTHHWVADARWVLVAAVLVVFGRSVMHFRVLHRVRRMPVVVAFVLVATFIWLAENLATRAGAWLYPAQADGWHPVSVQKLAAWFLLMIISVVLVTWVHPPRAPDAPWHAAASRVPRALLEARGTRDAAVSAVASSGGGDDHGDHGAEQHEQDPPDDERRRPAPAGPGVDRRPSRR; from the coding sequence GTGCTGCTGCGACGACGACTCCTGGCTCCCCTGCACGGCGTCGCGTCCGCGGCCGAGCGCGGCTTCACGAGCGTCGAGCAGCGCATCGACGCGGCCGCGCTGCACCGGCTGGCGCGGCTGCGCACCGACGGGCACCGCGCGGCGTTCGTCGAGCTGGTCGTGTTCGGGCTCAAGCAGGCGTGGGCGTGCCTGTTCGGTGCCCTCATGCTCGCGGCGATCCTGGCCTCGCGGCTCTGGTACCCGGATGACGCACCGCTCGCGCGCAACGACGCCCTCACGCTCGTGGCGATCGCGATCCAGGTCCTCATGCTGGTCACGCGCCTCGAGACGGTCCGTGAGCTGCGCGTGGTCCTGACGTTCCACGTCGTCGGGACCGTCATGGAGCTGTTCAAGACCGACGTCGGCTCGTGGGCCTACGCCGCCGACGGCGTGCTGCGCATCGGCGCGGTGCCCCTGTTCTCCGGGTTCATGTACGCGGCCGTCGGCTCCTACCTGGTGCGCGTCATGCGGATCTTCGACCTGCGGTTCGACCGCTACCCGCGGCGCTGGGTCACCGCGGTGCTCGCGGCGGCGATCTACGCCAACTTCTTCACGCACCACTGGGTGGCCGACGCGCGGTGGGTGCTCGTCGCGGCCGTGCTCGTGGTGTTCGGCCGGTCGGTCATGCACTTCCGGGTGCTGCACCGCGTGCGGCGCATGCCGGTGGTCGTCGCGTTCGTGCTGGTGGCGACGTTCATCTGGCTCGCCGAGAACCTCGCCACGCGGGCCGGCGCGTGGCTGTACCCCGCCCAGGCGGACGGCTGGCACCCCGTCTCGGTCCAGAAGCTCGCGGCCTGGTTCCTGCTGATGATCATCTCCGTGGTGCTGGTGACCTGGGTGCACCCGCCACGTGCACCCGACGCGCCCTGGCACGCCGCGGCGTCACGCGTGCCGCGCGCGCTCCTGGAGGCGCGCGGCACGCGTGACGCGGCGGTGTCAGCGGTCGCGTCGTCGGGCGGCGGAGACGACCACGGCGACCACGGCGCCGAGCAGCACGAGCAGGACCCCCCCGACGACGAACGCCGCAGGCCCGCCCCCGCGGGGCCCGGGGTCGATCGTCGGCCGAGCCGTCGCTGA
- a CDS encoding MBL fold metallo-hydrolase produces the protein MERAPSLVDVAPGVLVATSAVYATTTTVLVGDDGACLVVDPGVTADEVDAIGAALRHAGLRPVAVWSTHDHWDHRLDGDPFDGCPRWSGTGSSVASTDLARQRDEDAELARVLTSRRGDRPARIAPAPRTFPRGATHRDGWVALDWPGPVVRVLVHDAHAAGSSALWLPGAGVVVAGDLLSDVEIPLLALERADPLTEHHAVLDALAATRADLVVPGHGSPGDLAARVAADRAYLHALLDDGATPDPRARAGWLRDEDARQRTHVRGR, from the coding sequence GTGGAGCGGGCCCCGTCCCTCGTCGACGTCGCGCCCGGTGTGCTCGTCGCGACGAGCGCGGTGTACGCCACGACGACGACCGTGCTGGTCGGCGACGACGGCGCGTGCCTGGTGGTGGACCCGGGTGTCACCGCCGACGAGGTCGACGCGATCGGCGCCGCTCTCCGGCACGCGGGTCTGCGCCCCGTGGCCGTGTGGTCCACGCACGACCACTGGGACCACCGGCTCGACGGCGACCCGTTCGACGGCTGCCCCCGGTGGTCGGGCACGGGCTCGTCGGTCGCGTCCACCGACCTCGCGCGGCAGCGCGACGAGGACGCCGAGCTCGCGCGCGTGCTGACCTCGCGGCGCGGTGACCGCCCGGCACGCATCGCTCCAGCGCCGCGCACGTTCCCCCGGGGCGCGACGCACCGTGACGGGTGGGTCGCGCTCGACTGGCCGGGCCCGGTGGTGCGCGTGCTGGTGCACGACGCGCATGCGGCGGGCTCGAGCGCGCTGTGGCTGCCGGGGGCGGGGGTGGTGGTCGCGGGCGACCTGCTCTCCGACGTCGAGATCCCGCTGCTCGCGCTCGAGCGCGCCGACCCGCTGACTGAGCACCACGCGGTGCTCGACGCGCTCGCCGCGACCCGCGCGGACCTCGTCGTGCCCGGGCACGGCAGCCCCGGCGACCTCGCCGCCCGCGTCGCCGCCGACCGCGCCTACCTGCACGCGCTGCTCGACGACGGCGCCACGCCGGACCCCCGCGCACGCGCGGGGTGGCTGCGCGACGAGGACGCCCGCCAACGCACGCACGTGCGCGGCCGCTGA
- the ppgK gene encoding polyphosphate--glucose phosphotransferase, translated as MSHHSHLAFGIDIGGSGIKGAPVDLEKGEFAADRLRIPTPQPATPDAVAQTVAQIVDSFDLDKKVPIGVTFPAVMLHGVAQSAANVDDSWIGTDAQALFSEATGRSVVAVNDADAAGVAEARYGAARGVDGVVLVVTLGTGIGSALVVDGNLVPNTELGHLEIDGHDAETRASDAARDRDGLDFEAWAQRLQRYFSVVENLFWPDLFVVGGGVSKHHEKFLPLLDLRTRIVPAALRNAAGIVGAAALAARH; from the coding sequence ATGAGCCATCACTCGCACCTCGCGTTCGGCATCGACATCGGCGGCAGCGGCATCAAGGGCGCTCCCGTCGACCTGGAGAAGGGTGAGTTCGCCGCGGACCGGCTGCGCATCCCGACACCGCAACCGGCCACCCCCGACGCGGTCGCGCAGACGGTCGCGCAGATCGTCGACTCGTTCGACCTCGACAAGAAGGTGCCGATCGGCGTGACGTTCCCGGCCGTGATGCTGCACGGCGTCGCGCAGTCCGCGGCCAACGTCGACGACTCGTGGATCGGCACCGACGCGCAGGCGCTGTTCTCCGAGGCGACCGGTCGCAGCGTCGTCGCGGTCAACGACGCCGACGCGGCCGGCGTCGCCGAGGCGCGCTACGGCGCGGCCCGCGGCGTCGACGGCGTGGTGCTGGTGGTCACGCTCGGCACGGGCATCGGCTCCGCGCTCGTGGTCGACGGCAACCTGGTGCCGAACACCGAGCTCGGGCACCTGGAGATCGACGGGCACGACGCCGAGACGCGCGCGTCCGACGCCGCACGCGACCGGGACGGCCTCGACTTCGAGGCGTGGGCGCAGCGCCTGCAGCGGTACTTCTCCGTGGTCGAGAACCTGTTCTGGCCGGACCTGTTCGTGGTGGGCGGCGGCGTGAGCAAGCACCACGAGAAGTTCCTGCCGCTGCTGGACCTGCGCACGCGCATCGTCCCCGCCGCGCTCCGCAACGCGGCCGGCATCGTCGGCGCCGCCGCACTGGCCGCGCGGCACTGA
- the map gene encoding type I methionyl aminopeptidase, translating into MSPVRSALVPGTISPRRAVPATIARPEYVGKPGPTPYRGPDVLDDETIARVRVAARLGAQALAEVGRHVVPGVTTDELDRIGHEFLLDHGAYPSTLGYRGFPKSLCTSLNEVICHGIPDSTVVQDGDIVNIDVTAYVEGVHGDNNATFLAGDVDEESRLLVERTKEALDRAIKAVRPGREVNVIGRVIEKYAARFGYGVVRDYTGHGVGPAFHTGLVIPHYDAAPQYDTVIEAGMVFTIEPMLNLGTPDWVMWDDDWTVLTADGRRSAQFEHTLLVTDDGAEILTLP; encoded by the coding sequence ATGTCGCCCGTCCGCTCCGCGCTCGTCCCGGGCACGATCAGCCCTCGTCGTGCCGTCCCCGCCACCATCGCCCGCCCCGAGTACGTCGGCAAGCCGGGCCCCACGCCGTACCGCGGCCCGGACGTCCTGGACGACGAGACGATCGCGCGCGTGCGCGTCGCCGCGCGGCTCGGTGCGCAGGCGCTCGCCGAGGTCGGCCGGCACGTGGTCCCGGGCGTCACCACGGACGAGCTCGACCGCATCGGTCACGAGTTCCTGCTGGACCACGGCGCGTACCCGTCGACGCTCGGCTACCGCGGCTTCCCGAAGTCGCTGTGCACCAGCCTCAACGAGGTCATCTGCCACGGCATCCCGGACTCGACCGTGGTGCAGGACGGCGACATCGTCAACATCGACGTGACCGCGTACGTCGAGGGCGTGCACGGCGACAACAACGCGACGTTCCTGGCCGGCGACGTGGACGAGGAGTCGCGCCTGCTCGTCGAACGGACGAAGGAGGCGCTCGACCGGGCGATCAAGGCCGTGCGGCCGGGACGCGAGGTCAACGTCATCGGTCGCGTGATCGAGAAGTACGCCGCACGATTCGGGTACGGCGTGGTGCGGGACTACACCGGGCACGGCGTGGGCCCCGCGTTCCACACCGGCCTGGTCATCCCGCACTACGACGCGGCACCGCAGTACGACACGGTCATCGAGGCGGGCATGGTGTTCACCATCGAACCCATGCTCAACCTCGGCACACCCGACTGGGTCATGTGGGACGACGACTGGACGGTCCTGACGGCCGACGGACGACGCAGCGCACAGTTCGAGCACACCCTGCTGGTCACCGATGACGGAGCGGAGATCCTGACACTGCCATGA
- the panB gene encoding 3-methyl-2-oxobutanoate hydroxymethyltransferase: protein MTETAKRVRVHHLQAAKARGERLTMLTAYDAVTARIFDDAGVDMLLVGDSIGNTMHGHRTTLPVTVEDMIPAARAVAGAAQRAFVVVDLPFGSYEAGPTQALETAVRIMKATGADAVKLEGGRRSAAQIRALTDAGIPVVGHLGYTPQSENLLGGPRVQGRGDEAAAELSTDAVAVADAGAVAVVLEMVPAPVAARVTEIVAIPTIGIGAGTECDGQVLVWVDMAGMGDWSPRFAKRFGEVGAALRAAATAYVDEVRARTFPDDEHSFRS, encoded by the coding sequence ATGACCGAGACCGCCAAGCGCGTGCGCGTGCACCACCTGCAGGCCGCCAAGGCGCGCGGCGAGCGCCTCACGATGCTCACCGCGTACGACGCGGTCACGGCGCGCATCTTCGACGACGCGGGCGTCGACATGCTGCTGGTGGGCGACTCGATCGGGAACACGATGCACGGCCACCGCACCACGCTGCCCGTCACGGTCGAGGACATGATCCCCGCCGCGCGCGCCGTCGCCGGTGCCGCGCAGCGGGCGTTCGTCGTCGTGGACCTGCCGTTCGGCTCCTACGAGGCGGGGCCGACGCAGGCGCTCGAGACCGCGGTCCGCATCATGAAGGCCACGGGCGCGGACGCGGTCAAGCTCGAGGGCGGGCGGCGCTCCGCGGCGCAGATCCGTGCGCTCACGGACGCGGGCATCCCCGTCGTCGGGCACCTGGGCTACACGCCCCAGTCGGAGAACCTGCTGGGCGGCCCGCGCGTGCAGGGCCGGGGCGACGAGGCTGCGGCCGAGCTCAGCACCGACGCGGTCGCGGTCGCCGACGCGGGTGCCGTCGCCGTGGTGCTCGAGATGGTCCCCGCGCCGGTCGCCGCCCGGGTCACGGAGATCGTCGCGATCCCGACGATCGGCATCGGTGCGGGCACCGAGTGCGACGGTCAGGTGCTGGTCTGGGTGGACATGGCCGGCATGGGCGACTGGTCGCCGCGGTTCGCCAAGCGCTTCGGCGAGGTGGGCGCGGCCCTGCGTGCGGCCGCGACCGCGTACGTCGACGAGGTCCGCGCACGCACGTTCCCGGACGACGAGCACAGCTTCCGGTCCTGA